A section of the Meles meles chromosome 8, mMelMel3.1 paternal haplotype, whole genome shotgun sequence genome encodes:
- the USP2 gene encoding ubiquitin carboxyl-terminal hydrolase 2 isoform X1, whose amino-acid sequence MSQLSSTLKRYTESARYTDAPYAKSGYGTYTPSSYGANLAASFLEKEKLGFKPGPPTSFLTRPRTYGPSSILDYDRGRPLLRPDIIGGGKRAESQTRGTERPSGSGLSGGSGFPYGVTNNSLSYLPGTARDQGGTLTQKKSNSQSDLARDFSSLRTSESYRIDPGNLGRSPMLARTRKELCALQGLYQAASRSEYLADYLENYGRKGSAPQVPAQAPTSRVPEVLSPTYRPSGRYSLWEKSKGQAPGSSRSSSPGRDTMNSKSAQGLAGLRNLGNTCFMNSILQCLSNTRELRDYCLQRLYMRDLSHSSNAHTALMEEFAKLIQTIWTSSPNDVVSPSEFKTQIQRYAPRFVGYNQQDAQEFLRFLLDGLHNEVNRVTVRPKSNPENLDHLPDDEKGRQMWRKYLEREDSRIGDLFVGQLKSSLTCTDCGYCSTVFDPFWDLSLPIAKRGYPEVTLMDCMRLFTKEDVLDGDEKPMCCRCRARKRCIKKFSIQRFPKILVLHLKRFSESRIRTSKLTTFVNFPLRDLDLREFASENTNHAVYNLYAVSNHSGTTMGGHYTAYCRSPVTGEWHTFNDSSVTPMSSSQVRTSDAYLLFYELASPPSRM is encoded by the exons ATGTCCCAGCTCTCCTCCACCCTGAAGCGCTATACAGAATCGGCCCGCTACACAGATGCCCCTTATGCCAAATCGGGCTATGGCACCTACACTCCCTCCTCCTACGGGGCCAACCTGGCTGCCTCCttcctggagaaggagaagcttgGTTTTAAGCCAGGCCCCCCGACCAGCTTCCTCACCCGTCCCCGAACCTATGGTCCCTCCTCCATCCTGGACTATGACAGGGGCCGCCCCCTGTTGAGACCTGACATCATCGGGGGAGGTAAGCGGGCCGAGAGCCAGACTCGGGGCACTGAGCGGCCTTCAGGGAGCGGACTCAGCGGGGGCAGCGGATTCCCTTACGGAGTGACCAACAACTCCCTCAGCTACCTGCCTGGGACTGCCCGTGACCAGGGTGGAACCCTGACCCAAAAGAAGTCAAACAGTCAATCGGACCTGGCCCGGGATTTCTCCAGCCTCCGGACCTCAGAGAGCTACCGGATAGACCCTGGGAACCTGGGCCGCAGCCCCATGCTGGCCCGCACGCGCAAGGAGCTGTGCGCCCTGCAGGGCCTCTACCAGGCAGCTAGCCGCTCGGAGTACCTGGCCGACTACCTGGAGAACTATGGCCGGAAGGGCAGTGCGCCTCAGGTGCCCGCCCAGGCCCCAACCTCTCGAGTCCCTGAAGTCCTCAGCCCCACCTACCGACCCAGTGGCCGCTACAGTCTGTGGGAGAAGAGCAAGGGCCAAGCCCCTGGGTCCAGCCGCTCCAGCTCCCCAGGGAGAGACACCATG AATTCTAAGAGCGCCCAGGGTCTGGCTGGTCTTCGAAACCTTGGGAACACG TGCTTCATGAACTCCATTCTGCAGTGCCTGAGCAACACCCGGGAGCTGAGGGACTACTGCCTTCAGAGGCTCTACATGCGggatctcagccacagcagcaatgcccacaCAGCCCTCATGGAAG AGTTTGCAAAACTAATCCAGACCATATGGACTTCATCCCCCAATGATGTGGTGAGCCCATCTGAGTTCAAGACCCAGATCCAGAGATACGCACCACGCTTCGTTGGCTATAA TCAGCAAGATGCTCAGGAGTTTCTTCGCTTTCTTCTGGATGGGCTCCACAACGAGGTGAACCGAGTGACAGTGAGGCCCAAGTCCAACCCTGAGAACCTCGATCATCTTCC TGATGATGAGAAAGGACGACAGATGTGGAGGAAATATCTAGAACGGGAAGACAGTCGGATTGGAG ATCTCTTTGTTGGGCAGCTAAAGAGCTCCCTGACGTGTACCGACTGTGGTTATTGCTCGACAGTCTTTGATCCGTTTTGGGACCTCTCACTGCCCATCGCTAAG cgAGGTTATCCTGAGGTGACTTTAATGGACTGCATGAGGCTCTTCACCAAAGAGGACGTGCTTGACGGCGATGAAAAGCCG ATGTGCTGTCGATGCCGAGCCAGAAAACGATGTATAAAGAAGTTCTCCATCCAGAGGTTCCCAAAGATCTTGGTGCTCC ACCTGAAGCGGTTCTCAGAATCCAGGATACGAACCAGCAAGCTCACAACATTTGTGAATTTCCCACTAAGAGACCTGGACTTGAGAGAATTTGCCTCAGAAAACACCA ACCACGCTGTTTACAACCTGTACGCTGTGTCCAATCACTCTGGAACCACCATGGGTGGCCATTATACAGCCTACTGCCGGAGTCCAGTGACAGGCGAATGGCACACTTTCAATGACTCCAG TGTCACACCCATGTCCTCCAGCCAAGTGCGCACCAGCGACGCCTATCTGCTCTTCTACGAACTGGCCAGTCCGCCCTCCCGCATGTAG
- the LOC123947930 gene encoding membrane frizzled-related protein isoform X1, translated as MKECSDVILCVEATERSKTEFCNPAFEPELGPPCPPAAFREEASHSIPAPRHGRRSRGLQPDCHFSWLCVLLLAGLLLLLLGLLVAVILAQLRATPLSGASYPPLPAQGLTPSGTTPPISPSTTTTSPASGNPKGQPEEAGMSPSPQPTCGGLLPGPRGFFSSPNYPDPYPPNAHCVWHIQVAADGAIQLKIEALSMESVASCLFDRLEISPEPEGPLLRVCGRVPPPTLNTNASRLRVAFVSDSSVEGFGFHAWYQAVAPGTGSCAPDEFPCDQLLCLLPDSVCDGFANCADGSDETNCSAKFLGCGGNLTGLQGTFSAPGDLQSYPHQQLCTWHISAPEGHGLELRFHNFSLQAQEECKLDYVAVYEASDAGALDLLGRFCGAEPPPRLISSHQQLVVLFRTDRGISTGGFSATYRALNATENPCGPSKFSCRDGGCKSLQCDTWRRCPDSGDDSCSPPLFPPPELACEPVRVEMCTGLSYNTTAFPNIWVGMATQEEVVEILGGYKSLTSLPCYQSFRRLLCGLLVPHCTPIGSVLPPCRSVCQEAERQCQSGLALLGTPWPFNCNRLPEAAGLEACAQP; from the exons ATGAAGGAATGCTCAGATGTCATCCTGTGTGTGGAAGCGACAGAACGGAGCAAG ACTGAGTTCTGCAATCCTGCCTTTGAGCCTGAATTGGGGCCACCTTGCCCTCCAGCGGCCTTCCGTGAGGAAGCCAGCCACAGCATCCCAGCCCCCCGGCATG gCCGGCGCTCCCGAGGGCTGCAGCCTGACTGCCACTTCTCCTGGCTGTGCGTCCTCCTGCTGGCcggcctgctgctcctgctgcttggGCTCCTGGTGGCCGTCATTCTGGCCC AGTTGCGGGCTACACCCCTGTCTGGGGCCTCTTACCCACCACTGCCTGCCCAAGGCCTGACCCCCAGTGGGACCACCCCCCCAATCAGcccttccaccaccaccacctctccGGCATCTGGGAATCCCAAAGGACAGCCGGAGGAGGCAGGCatgagcccctccccccagccca CCTGTGGGGGCCTCCTTCCTGGCCCAAGGGGCTTCTTCAGCAGCCCCAATTACCCAGACCCTTACCCACCCAACGCCCACTGCGTGTGGCATATCCAGGTGGCGGCAGACGGCGCGATACAGCTCAAGATTGAGGCGCTCAGCATGGAGAGTGTGGCCTCCTGTCTTTTCGATCGCTTGGAAATCTCCCCTGAGCCTGAAGGCCCCCTCCTCAG AGTGTGTGGGAGGGTGCCTCCCCCCACACTCAACACCAACGCCAGCCGCCTGCGGGTGGCCTTCGTCTCTGACAGCAGCGTGGAAGGATTTGGCTTCCATGCCTGGTACCAGGCTGTGGCTCCCGGCACCG GGAGCTGCGCTCCTGATGAGTTCCCCTGTGACCAGCTCCTCTGCTTGCTGCCTGACTCAGTGTGTGATGGTTTTGCCAACTGTGCTGATGGCAGCGATGAGACCAACTGCAGTGCCAAGTTCTTGG GGTGCGGGGGGAATCTGACTGGGCTCCAGGGCACTTTCTCTGCCCCGGGCGACCTGCAGAGCTACCCTCACCAGCAG ctctgcacCTGGCACATCTCAGCGCCCGAGGGACACGGCCTCGAGCTGCGCTTCCACAACTTCAGCCTGCAAGCCCAGGAAGAGTGCAAGCTGGACTACGTGGCCGTGTATGAGGCCAGCGATGCGGGGGCCCTTGACCTCCTGGGCAG GTTCTGCGGAGCAGAGCCTCCGCCTCGCCTCATCTCCTCGCACCAGCAGCTGGTGGTGCTCTTCAGGACAGACCGGGGCATCAGCACCGGGGGCTTCTCTGCCACCTACAGGGCCCTCAACGCCACCGAGA ATCCCTGTGGCCCCAGCAAGTTCTCCTGCCGCGACGGAGGGTGTAAGAGTCTGCAGTGTGACACATGGAGACGCTGCCCGGACAGTGGTGACGACAGTTGCAGCCCCCCCTTGTTCCCACCCCCAG AGCTGGCTTGTGAGCCCGTCCGGGTGGAGATGTGCACTGGCCTGAGCTACAACACCACGGCCTTCCCGAACATCTGGGTGGGCATGGCCACCCAGGAGGAGGTGGTGGAGATCCTCGGAGGTTACAAG AGCCTGACAAGTCTGCCCTGCTACCAGAGTTTCCGGAGGCTTCTCTGCGGACTGCTTGTGCCCCACTGCACTCCCATAGGCAGTGTCCTTCCCCCCTGCCGCTCTGTCTGCCAGGAGGCTGAGCGCCAATGCCAGTCGGGCCTGGCTCTACTGGGTACCCCCTGGCCTTTCAACTGCAACAGGCTGCCCGAGGCGGCTGGCCTAGAGGCCTGTGCTCAGCCCTGA
- the LOC123947930 gene encoding membrane frizzled-related protein isoform X2 has product MKECSDVILCVEATERSKTEFCNPAFEPELGPPCPPAAFREEASHSIPAPRHGRRSRGLQPDCHFSWLCVLLLAGLLLLLLGLLVAVILAQLRATPLSGASYPPLPAQGLTPSGTTPPISPSTTTTSPASGNPKGQPEEAGMSPSPQPTCGGLLPGPRGFFSSPNYPDPYPPNAHCVWHIQVAADGAIQLKIEALSMESVASCLFDRLEISPEPEGPLLRVCGRVPPPTLNTNASRLRVAFVSDSSVEGFGFHAWYQAVAPGTGSCAPDEFPCDQLLCLLPDSVCDGFANCADGSDETNCSAKFLGCGGNLTGLQGTFSAPGDLQSYPHQQLCTWHISAPEGHGLELRFHNFSLQAQEECKLDYVAVYEASDAGALDLLGRFCGAEPPPRLISSHQQLVVLFRTDRGISTGGFSATYRALNATENPCGPSKFSCRDGGCKSLQCDTWRRCPDSGDDSCSPPLFPPPEPDKSALLPEFPEASLRTACAPLHSHRQCPSPLPLCLPGG; this is encoded by the exons ATGAAGGAATGCTCAGATGTCATCCTGTGTGTGGAAGCGACAGAACGGAGCAAG ACTGAGTTCTGCAATCCTGCCTTTGAGCCTGAATTGGGGCCACCTTGCCCTCCAGCGGCCTTCCGTGAGGAAGCCAGCCACAGCATCCCAGCCCCCCGGCATG gCCGGCGCTCCCGAGGGCTGCAGCCTGACTGCCACTTCTCCTGGCTGTGCGTCCTCCTGCTGGCcggcctgctgctcctgctgcttggGCTCCTGGTGGCCGTCATTCTGGCCC AGTTGCGGGCTACACCCCTGTCTGGGGCCTCTTACCCACCACTGCCTGCCCAAGGCCTGACCCCCAGTGGGACCACCCCCCCAATCAGcccttccaccaccaccacctctccGGCATCTGGGAATCCCAAAGGACAGCCGGAGGAGGCAGGCatgagcccctccccccagccca CCTGTGGGGGCCTCCTTCCTGGCCCAAGGGGCTTCTTCAGCAGCCCCAATTACCCAGACCCTTACCCACCCAACGCCCACTGCGTGTGGCATATCCAGGTGGCGGCAGACGGCGCGATACAGCTCAAGATTGAGGCGCTCAGCATGGAGAGTGTGGCCTCCTGTCTTTTCGATCGCTTGGAAATCTCCCCTGAGCCTGAAGGCCCCCTCCTCAG AGTGTGTGGGAGGGTGCCTCCCCCCACACTCAACACCAACGCCAGCCGCCTGCGGGTGGCCTTCGTCTCTGACAGCAGCGTGGAAGGATTTGGCTTCCATGCCTGGTACCAGGCTGTGGCTCCCGGCACCG GGAGCTGCGCTCCTGATGAGTTCCCCTGTGACCAGCTCCTCTGCTTGCTGCCTGACTCAGTGTGTGATGGTTTTGCCAACTGTGCTGATGGCAGCGATGAGACCAACTGCAGTGCCAAGTTCTTGG GGTGCGGGGGGAATCTGACTGGGCTCCAGGGCACTTTCTCTGCCCCGGGCGACCTGCAGAGCTACCCTCACCAGCAG ctctgcacCTGGCACATCTCAGCGCCCGAGGGACACGGCCTCGAGCTGCGCTTCCACAACTTCAGCCTGCAAGCCCAGGAAGAGTGCAAGCTGGACTACGTGGCCGTGTATGAGGCCAGCGATGCGGGGGCCCTTGACCTCCTGGGCAG GTTCTGCGGAGCAGAGCCTCCGCCTCGCCTCATCTCCTCGCACCAGCAGCTGGTGGTGCTCTTCAGGACAGACCGGGGCATCAGCACCGGGGGCTTCTCTGCCACCTACAGGGCCCTCAACGCCACCGAGA ATCCCTGTGGCCCCAGCAAGTTCTCCTGCCGCGACGGAGGGTGTAAGAGTCTGCAGTGTGACACATGGAGACGCTGCCCGGACAGTGGTGACGACAGTTGCAGCCCCCCCTTGTTCCCACCCCCAG AGCCTGACAAGTCTGCCCTGCTACCAGAGTTTCCGGAGGCTTCTCTGCGGACTGCTTGTGCCCCACTGCACTCCCATAGGCAGTGTCCTTCCCCCCTGCCGCTCTGTCTGCCAGGAGGCTGA
- the USP2 gene encoding ubiquitin carboxyl-terminal hydrolase 2 isoform X2 yields MRTSYTVTLPEEPPASPFPALAKELRPRSPLSPSLLLSTFVGLLLNKAKNSKSAQGLAGLRNLGNTCFMNSILQCLSNTRELRDYCLQRLYMRDLSHSSNAHTALMEEFAKLIQTIWTSSPNDVVSPSEFKTQIQRYAPRFVGYNQQDAQEFLRFLLDGLHNEVNRVTVRPKSNPENLDHLPDDEKGRQMWRKYLEREDSRIGDLFVGQLKSSLTCTDCGYCSTVFDPFWDLSLPIAKRGYPEVTLMDCMRLFTKEDVLDGDEKPMCCRCRARKRCIKKFSIQRFPKILVLHLKRFSESRIRTSKLTTFVNFPLRDLDLREFASENTNHAVYNLYAVSNHSGTTMGGHYTAYCRSPVTGEWHTFNDSSVTPMSSSQVRTSDAYLLFYELASPPSRM; encoded by the exons ATGCGCACCTCGTACACCGTGACCCTGCCCGAGGAGCCCCCGGCCTCCCCCTTTCCCGCCCTCGCCAAGGAGCTGCGGCCGCGCTCCccgctctccccctccctgctgctctccacCTTCGTGGGGCTCCTGCTCAACAAAGCCAAG AATTCTAAGAGCGCCCAGGGTCTGGCTGGTCTTCGAAACCTTGGGAACACG TGCTTCATGAACTCCATTCTGCAGTGCCTGAGCAACACCCGGGAGCTGAGGGACTACTGCCTTCAGAGGCTCTACATGCGggatctcagccacagcagcaatgcccacaCAGCCCTCATGGAAG AGTTTGCAAAACTAATCCAGACCATATGGACTTCATCCCCCAATGATGTGGTGAGCCCATCTGAGTTCAAGACCCAGATCCAGAGATACGCACCACGCTTCGTTGGCTATAA TCAGCAAGATGCTCAGGAGTTTCTTCGCTTTCTTCTGGATGGGCTCCACAACGAGGTGAACCGAGTGACAGTGAGGCCCAAGTCCAACCCTGAGAACCTCGATCATCTTCC TGATGATGAGAAAGGACGACAGATGTGGAGGAAATATCTAGAACGGGAAGACAGTCGGATTGGAG ATCTCTTTGTTGGGCAGCTAAAGAGCTCCCTGACGTGTACCGACTGTGGTTATTGCTCGACAGTCTTTGATCCGTTTTGGGACCTCTCACTGCCCATCGCTAAG cgAGGTTATCCTGAGGTGACTTTAATGGACTGCATGAGGCTCTTCACCAAAGAGGACGTGCTTGACGGCGATGAAAAGCCG ATGTGCTGTCGATGCCGAGCCAGAAAACGATGTATAAAGAAGTTCTCCATCCAGAGGTTCCCAAAGATCTTGGTGCTCC ACCTGAAGCGGTTCTCAGAATCCAGGATACGAACCAGCAAGCTCACAACATTTGTGAATTTCCCACTAAGAGACCTGGACTTGAGAGAATTTGCCTCAGAAAACACCA ACCACGCTGTTTACAACCTGTACGCTGTGTCCAATCACTCTGGAACCACCATGGGTGGCCATTATACAGCCTACTGCCGGAGTCCAGTGACAGGCGAATGGCACACTTTCAATGACTCCAG TGTCACACCCATGTCCTCCAGCCAAGTGCGCACCAGCGACGCCTATCTGCTCTTCTACGAACTGGCCAGTCCGCCCTCCCGCATGTAG